GAAATCCCGCCTACAAATTACAGACCCTAAACGTATTAGCGATTCTATGACTGGTAAATCTATACCTAGTTTCTTACCCAGGTGATAACGTATTACAGTTCCCACCGATATATCCTCAGTAAAATACCTGTGTTCGGTAGAATCGGGGCCAACAACTGGCGGTAAATTAACGTCTGCAAATGGAGCCCAGAATTCCACACCCATGATGCTCCCCTTCCAGAAGAATTGATCCTCACAATACTCAGACATTTCTATCCCCATTACCTGAGCAATCCTTCTTTCCTCCTGGTAGAAGGAGAACTGGACTTGGGATACTGCTGGGCTCATACCATGTTTGTACATTGAATACTTTCCCTTAGGTATGTCTAATGTCCCTCCCATCCCAGAAATTTCCATTGCACCTACGTTTAGAACAGAACCAGGAACATGAACTGCAGGATTAGGGTTGGAAAGGTCAACTCCTATGATTGTGTCCCCCCTTTTGATTGCCATGGTACCATCGAATGCAGGGATTTCCTTTAATACTCTAAGGAATGTATCCCCATCTCGACTTGGGAGTGTATCACCGATTAGCTCCCTCGCTCTAATCATACAATCAAGCTTTCCCACCCCCATTGCCCTGACAACATATGGCATAGAACTCCATCCACCGACGATAATATCTGAAGTGCAACCATTACCACGCATCATATTTCTGAGCATCAAGGAACCAAAATTATCCGGAAATATGCTTACTATCTGACCATCCTCAAGATAGGGAATCATTCTCTCAAAGAAAGGCTCGTGTCCCTTGGCTGGAATAGCGACTATTACCAAACCGGCTCCCTTTAGAGCTTCGGAAATTTCCGTGGTAACAACGTCGACCTTGGCAAGCCCTGCTCTCCTGAACCACTTACAATTATCCTGCGCCCCCCCGAATTCTATTTCATGAGTAATTAAGACCTCTTTTAGAGTTGTTGGGGCAAACTCCGGTAATTCATACAAGCGTACTTTATGCCCAGCAAGCGTGAAATCAGCAGCAAAAGCTTGGCCACAAGCACCACCCCCAAGCACAGCTACCGGTTTTCTCAATACTCTACTTGCGTCCACTTTTCTCACCTCTTTCGAATATTTAGGTTGGATGGCAATAATAGATACGAAACGTTCTATGCTGTCATA
The sequence above is a segment of the Dehalococcoidales bacterium genome. Coding sequences within it:
- a CDS encoding NAD/NADP octopine/nopaline dehydrogenase family protein, which encodes MDASRVLRKPVAVLGGGACGQAFAADFTLAGHKVRLYELPEFAPTTLKEVLITHEIEFGGAQDNCKWFRRAGLAKVDVVTTEISEALKGAGLVIVAIPAKGHEPFFERMIPYLEDGQIVSIFPDNFGSLMLRNMMRGNGCTSDIIVGGWSSMPYVVRAMGVGKLDCMIRARELIGDTLPSRDGDTFLRVLKEIPAFDGTMAIKRGDTIIGVDLSNPNPAVHVPGSVLNVGAMEISGMGGTLDIPKGKYSMYKHGMSPAVSQVQFSFYQEERRIAQVMGIEMSEYCEDQFFWKGSIMGVEFWAPFADVNLPPVVGPDSTEHRYFTEDISVGTVIRYHLGKKLGIDLPVIESLIRLGSVICRRDFLKDGLSLRELGIEDMTVDQMMAYLRGI